One Eurosta solidaginis isolate ZX-2024a chromosome 5, ASM4086904v1, whole genome shotgun sequence DNA segment encodes these proteins:
- the LOC137253015 gene encoding uncharacterized protein → MRHFFQHIRQQQRLKFLLKCKDYGITPPHLKGKTSKIVLGFKLEITKKEMQNIENQFLIKVLNLEIKEANIKIKMVNDLIRKTKQAMGEILDEKEYNSIVASQNQYLEGTKKKIEINLNKKLLTAIKETFEKYNLKYNEDWFTNKTKINIPTECRWLLSLGNKFALPISKKTFSPVQLIADIEQGIQTMPDDREKDIVRCKFATRVNNFKNKFRNSPKEKFILQIYEETKRFLKQHKDSIVIMNADKGSKTVMMYKSEYEDKMKDLLDDKLTYKTIRTDPTQFLLRKNNKIVNDLYKTQSINLKEKHYLSCPAATAPRIYGLPKVHKENIPLRPISSSVNVPCSRLSKYVGQILQNIVSDKYNIKNSQRLKENIKNLTIEDDETLISLDVVSLFTNIPIHFAIGTIMKQWTGLQNHTKISKTQFLKILEFCLRENNYFVHDGTFYQQTYGMPMGNPLSPTIADIVLDKIIDDSITELRSKDIHVKYITKYVDDMFAIVKINDVEEILKIFNGQHTKIKFTLERETNNKLAFLDIEVHNTENKIRTNWYKKAVASSRMIHYLSNHPWSQKKNTAIGFIKKVYSLSDQEFMEENKRNIKNILQKLATLMQ, encoded by the exons ATGAGACATTTTTTCCAGCATATAAG ACAACAACAACGACTAAAATTTTTACTTAAATGTAAGGACTATGGGATCACACCACCACATTTAAAGGGTAAGACAAGTAAAATAGTATTGGGATTTAAACTTGAAATAACGAAGAAGGAAATGCAGAATATAGAAAaccaatttttaataaaagtactcaacttagaaatcaaagaggcaaatataaaaattaaaatggttAATGATCTTATAAGAAAAACCAAGCAAGCAATGGGTGAAATTTTGGATGAAAAGGAGTATAACTCAATAGTTGCATCTCAAAATCAATACTTAGAGGGTACcaaaaagaaaattgaaataaatctaaataaaaaacTGCTCACTGCAATAAAAGAAAcctttgaaaaatataatttgaaatataatgAAGATTGGTTTACGAACAAGACAAAGATTAACATTCCCACAGAGTGCCGGTGGCTACTATCCCTGGGTAATAAATTCGCGCTTCCCATCTCGAAAAAGACTTTCTCGCCCGTACAGTTAATAGCAGATATCGAGCAAGGCATACAGACGATGCCAGATGATAGAGAGAAAGACATAGTTAgatgcaaatttgcaactagggtaaacaactttaaaaataaatttagaaacagTCCGAAAGAGAAATTCATATTGCAAATCTATGAAGAAACCAAACGGTTCCTAAAACAACATAAGGACTCCATAGTTATCATGAACGCGGATAAAGGTAGTAAGACTGTGATGATGTACAAATCAGAGTACGAAGACAAAATGAAAGACCTCTTGGATGACAAGCTAACGTACAAAACCATAAGAACTGATCCTACCCAATTTCTATTACGTAAAAACAACAAGATCGTGAACGACCTCTACAAAACGCAAAGCATCAATTTGAAAGAAAAACACTACTTGTCGTGCCCAGCAGCTACAGCTCCGAGAATATATGGATTACCTAAAGTTCATAAAGAAAACATACCTCTGCGGCCTATTTCTTCTTCGGTGAACGTACCATGCTCGAGATTATCAAAATACGTAGGTCAGATACTACAAAACATCGTTTCGGACAAATACAATATAAAGAATTCACAACGActaaaagaaaacattaaaaatctAACAATTGAAGATGACGAAACTCTAATATCATTGGACGTAGTATCCCTATTCACAAACATACCTATTCACTTTGCGATTGGCACAATCATGAAACAATGGACAGGTTTACAAAACCACACAAAAATCTCAAAAACCCAATTTCTCAAAATTCTCGAGTTTTGCTtgagagaaaataattatttcgtACACGATGGGACCTTCTACCAACAAACATATGGTATGCCGATGGGCAATCCCTTATCACCAACAATAGCAGATATTGTGTTGGACAagattattgacgacagcatcacTGAGCTAAGATCTAAGGACATACATGtaaaatacataacaaaatatgtagatgacatgttCGCTATAGTTAAGATTAATGACGTGGAAGAGATACTAAAAATATTCAATGGACaacatactaaaataaaattcaccCTGGAGAGAGAAACGAACAACAAATTAGCCTTCCTAGATATAGAGGTCCATAATACAGAGAACAAAATAAGGACCAATTGGTATAAGAAAGCCGTAGCATCATCGAGAATGATCCACTATTTGTCGAACCACCCATGGAGTCAAAAGAAAAACACGGCCATAGGTTTTATTAAGAAAGTCTACTCCctgagcgaccaggagttcatggaggaaaacaagagaaatataaaaaacatTCTCCAAAAATTGGCTACCCTAATGCAGTAA